Proteins encoded within one genomic window of Nitrospirota bacterium:
- a CDS encoding Rrf2 family transcriptional regulator, whose product MQITRETDYAVRCLIHLSATPDEVVVIDEIAGIRDVPRSFLAKILQKLSKAGIVTSYRGVKGGFQLARRPKDITLLDVIEAIEGPVAMNKCVVDRKFCDLSRTCSVHPVWVGIRAGLEDLLKGYNFEMLAANRKK is encoded by the coding sequence ATGCAGATCACGCGCGAAACAGATTATGCTGTCAGGTGCCTTATACATCTTTCCGCAACTCCTGATGAGGTTGTTGTGATAGATGAGATCGCCGGGATAAGGGATGTTCCAAGGAGCTTTCTTGCCAAGATACTCCAGAAGCTCTCAAAGGCCGGCATCGTCACATCCTACAGGGGTGTTAAGGGCGGTTTTCAGCTTGCGAGAAGGCCGAAGGACATCACTCTGCTGGATGTCATAGAGGCGATCGAGGGGCCGGTTGCGATGAACAAATGCGTTGTTGACAGGAAGTTCTGTGACCTCAGCAGGACATGCTCTGTCCATCCGGTATGGGTTGGAATAAGGGCCGGGCTTGAGGATCTTTTAAAAGGCTATAACTTTGAGATGCTTGCCGCAAACAGGAAGAAATGA
- a CDS encoding 4Fe-4S binding protein: MTTGNLQQWRRLAAFFEAAVIISLPFLKINGESALRFDIPTLRLHFFGASIWMEEFFIMLIGIIFLSFLLIFLTLLFGRIWCGWACPQTVLSDITASLDRYSGKGSFQRIVSYAAVFALSLAAGANLIWYFVSPYDFFPALAGWRPGSVVWAFWITLTAVIFLDLSFLRQRFCATVCPYSMLQGALFDESTLTVAFDPRRKEECIDCKACLRACPAGIDIRQGENRACIHCAKCIDECRDIMGKKQKKTLIDYFWGRPGGTVNIFRKNTAMFGAATLISLLFFCYLLFTRLPYDLTVLPNYSFQPRVTADGVTTNSYILSIKNRGRVDKAFKIMAAGSAGRARIVPDEDVFINAGEIKKVPVYISAPEDMEGRSSQTIEISVAPSEEDEFKLTRKANFIFSGE, from the coding sequence ATGACGACCGGTAACTTACAGCAATGGCGCAGGTTAGCGGCGTTCTTTGAAGCAGCGGTCATTATCAGTCTCCCCTTCCTTAAAATAAATGGCGAAAGCGCGTTAAGATTTGATATCCCGACGCTTCGGCTGCATTTTTTCGGCGCAAGCATATGGATGGAGGAGTTCTTCATTATGCTTATCGGAATCATCTTTCTAAGCTTCCTCCTGATCTTTTTAACGCTCTTGTTCGGCAGGATCTGGTGCGGTTGGGCCTGCCCGCAGACCGTGCTGTCTGACATTACCGCTTCTCTTGACAGATATTCAGGCAAGGGTTCTTTTCAGAGAATTGTTTCATATGCCGCGGTCTTTGCCCTGAGCCTGGCAGCGGGCGCGAACCTCATCTGGTATTTTGTATCGCCTTATGACTTTTTTCCGGCATTGGCCGGTTGGCGGCCTGGCAGCGTTGTATGGGCTTTCTGGATAACACTTACGGCTGTCATATTTCTTGACCTTTCTTTTCTGCGGCAGAGGTTCTGCGCGACCGTATGCCCTTACTCAATGCTCCAGGGAGCGCTCTTTGACGAGAGCACTCTGACAGTCGCCTTTGACCCGCGGAGAAAGGAAGAATGTATTGACTGCAAGGCATGCCTGCGGGCCTGCCCTGCCGGCATTGATATAAGACAGGGGGAAAACAGGGCGTGCATACATTGCGCGAAATGCATTGATGAATGCAGGGATATCATGGGGAAGAAGCAAAAGAAGACATTGATAGATTATTTCTGGGGACGGCCTGGCGGGACAGTGAATATTTTCCGTAAGAATACCGCCATGTTTGGAGCGGCAACGCTCATCTCTCTCCTCTTCTTTTGCTATCTTTTATTTACGCGTCTGCCTTATGACCTCACTGTGCTGCCGAATTACTCTTTTCAGCCCAGGGTGACAGCGGACGGCGTGACAACAAACTCTTATATCCTCTCGATAAAGAACAGGGGAAGGGTTGATAAGGCATTTAAGATAATGGCGGCCGGTTCAGCAGGAAGGGCCAGGATCGTTCCTGATGAGGATGTCTTTATCAATGCAGGGGAGATCAAAAAGGTTCCGGTCTACATTTCTGCTCCCGAAGACATGGAAGGGAGATCTTCGCAGACGATTGAAATATCCGTAGCTCCCTCGGAAGAGGATGAATTCAAACTGACAAGAAAGGCAAATTTTATTTTTTCAGGGGAATAG
- a CDS encoding cbb3-type cytochrome c oxidase subunit 3 — protein MNVQAAAYFLFGLSMVIIFAVIIVYYYSKKRKHKIEEPKFRMLDDDR, from the coding sequence ATGAACGTGCAGGCTGCAGCGTATTTTTTGTTCGGGCTTTCAATGGTCATTATCTTCGCGGTGATAATCGTCTATTATTATTCGAAGAAGAGGAAGCATAAGATCGAGGAGCCGAAGTTCAGAATGCTTGATGACGACCGGTAA
- a CDS encoding NAD-dependent epimerase/dehydratase family protein: protein MTTSKETLLITGGLGFIGSSLAKRLCNKYNIIIVDFDYSNSAEKIAKELQSQGVKVIHSDIASTETWKKIDECQYIFHAAAQVAAEVSWVKPDLDFRTNVHGTFLVAEHARKYKACVIYCNTIRVYDPDAVEVAMEKIGKVSENCATIEISTKPQPPFALSKYLGEQYLHHYANMHRLEVISHRMSGIVGPGQLGSKTHGWIANIVRCAVKKKEYTIFGDGNQTRDILHIKDFIDLVEIELADFNTYSEGGFSVYNVGGGAANKLSINQVIKMLETELSREMKTTKDIPRTGEPKHYTSDIARIQDKGWLTHITDTKTIIRELIDWYGRG, encoded by the coding sequence ATGACAACAAGTAAAGAGACATTATTAATTACTGGGGGGCTTGGCTTTATAGGATCAAGCCTCGCGAAAAGACTTTGCAATAAATACAATATCATAATTGTTGACTTTGATTATTCGAACAGCGCTGAAAAAATCGCCAAGGAGTTGCAAAGTCAAGGGGTCAAGGTTATACATAGCGATATTGCATCAACAGAGACTTGGAAGAAAATAGATGAATGCCAATACATTTTTCATGCGGCTGCTCAGGTTGCCGCTGAAGTCTCCTGGGTGAAACCTGATCTCGATTTCCGAACAAATGTTCATGGGACATTTCTTGTCGCCGAACATGCGCGCAAGTATAAGGCTTGCGTTATTTACTGCAATACAATTCGCGTATATGATCCGGATGCAGTTGAAGTTGCAATGGAGAAGATTGGAAAAGTATCTGAAAACTGTGCAACTATTGAAATATCTACAAAGCCGCAACCGCCCTTCGCCCTTTCGAAATATTTAGGGGAACAGTACTTGCACCACTACGCCAACATGCACAGATTGGAAGTCATCAGCCACAGGATGAGTGGGATCGTAGGCCCGGGGCAGCTAGGAAGCAAGACCCATGGCTGGATCGCAAATATTGTGCGTTGTGCTGTTAAAAAGAAGGAGTATACAATTTTCGGCGATGGTAATCAGACAAGGGATATTTTGCATATCAAAGATTTCATTGATCTAGTCGAAATAGAACTTGCAGATTTCAATACATACTCTGAAGGCGGTTTTTCCGTTTATAACGTAGGTGGTGGAGCGGCAAATAAACTCAGTATAAATCAAGTGATTAAAATGTTAGAAACAGAATTGTCGCGCGAGATGAAAACAACAAAAGATATTCCCCGCACTGGAGAACCCAAACATTATACTTCTGATATTGCCCGAATTCAGGATAAAGGTTGGCTTACTCATATTACTGACACTAAAACTATCATTAGAGAACTAATAGATTGGTATGGGAGGGGATAG
- a CDS encoding cbb3-type cytochrome c oxidase subunit II, whose translation MAGEIYKKPIMFSIVALLVILAGTIVTMFAPMMTGQMHPKLENLKPFTPLQLAGRDVYQREGCNNCHTQTVRPLKSEVMRYGEYSKAGEFAYDYPFLWGSKRTGPDLARIGGKYPDAWHYRHFEDPRAFFKESNMPSYAWIKERALDPSDVQSHMDALGFSYSDEEIYVLQGKNEMDALVAYMQVIGTAVTKKPAAAKPVSAVTEAELKNPVAGDPGAIAAGKKLFDDNCAMCHGENAGGDIGPSLVDNMFLYKEGDLADDDYFELITNGTEEGMVEEGRTAKGGMPSFNDTMSRDEIWSVISYIRSLQHK comes from the coding sequence ATGGCCGGAGAAATATATAAAAAACCGATAATGTTTTCGATAGTAGCGCTGCTTGTAATACTTGCGGGAACGATAGTTACAATGTTCGCTCCCATGATGACCGGCCAGATGCACCCTAAACTGGAGAACCTCAAGCCGTTCACTCCTCTTCAGCTTGCGGGCAGGGATGTGTATCAGCGGGAGGGCTGCAACAACTGCCACACACAGACGGTAAGGCCGCTCAAGTCAGAGGTGATGAGGTACGGCGAGTATTCCAAGGCAGGGGAGTTCGCGTATGACTACCCGTTTCTCTGGGGGTCAAAGAGAACAGGCCCTGACCTCGCAAGAATAGGCGGAAAGTATCCTGACGCGTGGCATTACAGGCATTTTGAAGATCCAAGGGCATTTTTTAAAGAATCGAACATGCCTTCTTACGCATGGATAAAAGAGAGGGCGCTCGATCCGTCTGATGTTCAAAGCCATATGGACGCTCTTGGATTCAGTTATTCTGATGAAGAAATTTATGTGCTTCAGGGCAAGAACGAGATGGACGCCCTTGTAGCGTATATGCAGGTCATAGGCACGGCTGTCACAAAGAAGCCGGCTGCTGCCAAACCGGTATCAGCGGTAACGGAAGCGGAGCTTAAAAATCCGGTTGCCGGAGACCCGGGCGCGATAGCGGCGGGCAAGAAACTTTTTGATGATAACTGCGCCATGTGCCACGGTGAAAATGCAGGCGGAGACATAGGGCCGAGCCTTGTGGACAATATGTTCCTGTATAAAGAAGGAGACCTTGCTGACGATGATTATTTTGAACTCATTACCAATGGCACCGAAGAGGGCATGGTAGAGGAAGGCAGGACTGCAAAGGGCGGGATGCCGTCTTTTAACGATACGATGAGCAGGGACGAGATATGGTCTGTGATCTCATACATAAGGTCTTTACAGCATAAGTAA
- a CDS encoding toll/interleukin-1 receptor domain-containing protein, whose protein sequence is MAKTNQNQGVFISFHEENNKSAYIADELKKFFTDWKVIHHIVKDKITIKNPGKIILESIRASDCFLQIFTDSSRSEWMKKEWAWAKDQKMERDGAFNIIVLTTSYCDKNEDFTKEIKNIKKAGYRVERIDEEDKARNILSGILVNYKKLLKDQHGKIELPDFCKTQAEKEQIELGHVGEFIMNFIGAYKRGLKSVYPDRKSIINLLEKRLRRLRNDGGEVKMLGLALRRYTIPSEDEVKEDEGNVGQLFWDAINDESNRSNARLLLLKLECDSAKERIKIESPDAMTEDESRLFKASKKVQQKYVGHRNVKIGYYYTPYVGMVIFEDEAYVELYHLGTQIKDKAICGHVPIMLIKKNPDEGLYELFDSHFENVWINSKQVNL, encoded by the coding sequence ATGGCAAAAACAAACCAGAATCAGGGAGTGTTTATTAGTTTTCACGAGGAAAATAATAAATCAGCGTATATAGCAGATGAATTAAAGAAATTCTTCACAGACTGGAAAGTCATTCATCACATTGTGAAAGATAAAATAACAATAAAAAATCCAGGGAAAATTATCCTAGAAAGTATCAGAGCATCTGATTGTTTTTTACAGATTTTCACTGATAGCTCACGGTCCGAATGGATGAAGAAGGAGTGGGCTTGGGCAAAAGACCAAAAAATGGAAAGAGACGGCGCATTTAACATTATTGTGCTGACAACATCTTATTGCGATAAGAATGAGGATTTTACTAAAGAAATTAAAAATATAAAAAAAGCAGGGTATCGAGTTGAAAGAATTGATGAGGAAGATAAGGCTAGAAATATTTTGTCAGGTATTCTGGTTAATTATAAGAAACTGCTGAAAGATCAACATGGCAAAATTGAGTTGCCGGACTTCTGTAAAACTCAAGCAGAAAAAGAACAAATTGAACTTGGACATGTTGGTGAGTTTATAATGAATTTTATAGGAGCTTATAAACGAGGCCTAAAGAGTGTATATCCGGACAGAAAATCAATTATTAATCTGTTAGAAAAAAGATTAAGACGTCTTAGAAACGATGGGGGGGAAGTGAAGATGCTAGGCCTTGCACTTAGGAGATACACTATTCCTAGTGAAGATGAGGTTAAGGAAGATGAAGGGAACGTTGGGCAATTGTTTTGGGATGCGATTAATGATGAAAGTAATAGATCAAACGCTAGACTTCTTCTGCTAAAGCTTGAATGTGATTCTGCGAAAGAACGCATCAAGATTGAAAGTCCAGATGCTATGACTGAAGACGAATCCAGATTGTTTAAAGCTAGCAAAAAGGTTCAACAAAAATATGTCGGCCATCGAAACGTGAAAATTGGTTATTATTACACGCCTTATGTCGGTATGGTCATATTTGAAGATGAAGCTTATGTGGAATTATACCATCTTGGCACACAAATCAAAGATAAGGCCATCTGTGGTCATGTGCCGATAATGTTAATAAAAAAGAATCCAGATGAGGGCTTATACGAATTATTTGATTCCCATTTTGAAAATGTGTGGATAAACTCAAAGCAGGTTAATCTCTAG
- a CDS encoding heavy metal translocating P-type ATPase, giving the protein MLTCDHCLLEFPGNKAVFDEVNGMKKAFCCYGCRGVYRLINDEGLDAFYDKRGSSWVPGPPEDIKIEPSAFAGRIRKAGDEDEIDIVIDGIRCASCIWLIERALLKKKGVTYCRANYATHRAKIRWAPETAGINEILQRIISVGYIPKPFEAEAYESELRNEQRDLLMRFGTAAFFSMQLMMFSVALYAGYFQGIGDRTRGAFQVISLLLTTPVLFYSGWPIFKGSIRGLRNLSFNMDVLIATGAGSAFLFSAYQIYAGGEVYFDTAAMIVTLILLGRYIETGAKGRASDVITRLLSLNPKEARIVVSSQQSAVKSREMISISSIKTDDLLEVIPGERIPLDGIVIEGASEVDESMLTGESRPVSKTEGSEVFCGTQNLYGSFVFQVSRIGEDTVFSQIIKTVEDAQARRAPVQALADKVVGIFVPAVLFLGFVTGLGWWIYSGSPANAVMNSVSVLVIACPCALGLATPLAMLIGTTSGASKGILIKGGDIIERAKGIDTVVLDKTGTVTEGRPLLKSFKGIGCSDEDALLLASSLERLSEHSISKAIIDASEVQSLTVSEFKAEPGKGISGKIDGKDVLAGSRNFIEAEGIFRGVEDELGPELFLLADFEETSGSTVVYLSYDKRLAGIFVIADSIREEAGEVIRNLIESGYDVMMMTGDNRKAALSVAVKTGLKTDMIRAEVSPVEKAEIIKQLQEKGNKIIMAGDGINDAPALVQADVGIAMGRATDIALESADMVLMRNDLRLIPEALKLSGRTYSVIKQNLFWAFVYNMAAIPLAIAGLLHPIMAAAAMTFSSLSVVGNSMRLKVN; this is encoded by the coding sequence ATGCTCACATGTGACCACTGCCTGCTTGAGTTTCCGGGAAACAAGGCTGTCTTTGATGAGGTGAACGGCATGAAGAAGGCCTTCTGCTGTTACGGGTGCAGGGGCGTTTACAGGCTGATAAATGATGAAGGGCTTGACGCTTTTTATGACAAAAGGGGTTCCTCATGGGTGCCCGGCCCGCCTGAAGATATAAAGATAGAGCCTTCCGCCTTTGCAGGGAGGATAAGAAAGGCGGGTGATGAGGACGAGATAGATATAGTCATTGACGGGATCCGCTGCGCCTCCTGCATCTGGCTGATCGAAAGGGCGCTGCTCAAGAAGAAGGGCGTTACATACTGCAGGGCGAATTACGCGACGCACAGGGCAAAGATAAGATGGGCCCCTGAAACCGCGGGAATTAATGAGATACTGCAACGCATCATATCGGTCGGCTATATACCGAAACCTTTTGAGGCAGAGGCATATGAGAGTGAACTCAGGAATGAACAGAGGGATCTTCTCATGAGGTTCGGCACAGCGGCATTCTTTTCGATGCAGTTGATGATGTTCTCTGTCGCGCTTTATGCCGGATATTTTCAGGGCATCGGTGACAGGACGAGAGGCGCGTTTCAGGTAATATCCCTTCTGCTTACAACCCCTGTCCTCTTCTATTCCGGATGGCCTATTTTTAAAGGATCCATAAGGGGATTAAGGAACCTCAGCTTTAACATGGACGTGCTCATAGCCACAGGCGCAGGTTCAGCATTCCTCTTCAGCGCGTATCAGATATACGCTGGCGGGGAGGTATATTTTGACACCGCGGCAATGATAGTGACCCTGATACTCCTCGGCAGATACATTGAGACAGGCGCAAAAGGCAGGGCGTCTGATGTGATCACAAGGCTTCTCTCGCTTAATCCGAAAGAGGCGAGAATAGTGGTCAGCAGTCAGCAGTCAGCAGTCAAAAGCAGGGAGATGATATCCATCTCCTCTATCAAAACAGATGATCTGCTTGAGGTAATTCCCGGCGAAAGGATACCGCTTGACGGAATTGTTATTGAAGGGGCATCAGAGGTTGATGAGTCAATGCTTACAGGTGAGTCAAGGCCTGTTTCAAAAACTGAAGGCAGTGAAGTCTTCTGCGGCACGCAGAACCTTTACGGCAGCTTTGTCTTTCAGGTAAGCAGGATTGGTGAGGATACGGTCTTTTCACAGATCATAAAGACGGTTGAAGATGCGCAGGCAAGGCGCGCGCCGGTACAGGCATTGGCTGACAAAGTAGTGGGGATCTTTGTTCCGGCGGTTCTTTTTCTGGGCTTTGTGACCGGGCTGGGATGGTGGATATACAGCGGCAGCCCGGCCAATGCTGTAATGAACTCTGTCTCTGTGCTTGTCATCGCGTGCCCGTGCGCGCTCGGGCTTGCCACGCCTCTTGCCATGCTTATCGGCACAACAAGCGGCGCGTCAAAGGGCATACTTATAAAGGGCGGCGATATTATTGAAAGGGCAAAGGGCATTGATACGGTTGTCCTGGACAAGACAGGAACGGTGACCGAGGGAAGGCCGCTTCTGAAGTCATTTAAAGGGATCGGCTGTTCAGATGAAGATGCCCTGCTGCTTGCGTCTTCCCTTGAAAGGCTTTCAGAACATTCCATTTCAAAAGCGATAATAGACGCCTCGGAAGTTCAGTCTTTGACAGTATCTGAATTCAAGGCAGAGCCCGGCAAAGGCATAAGCGGGAAGATAGACGGAAAGGATGTGCTTGCCGGCAGCAGGAACTTTATTGAGGCTGAAGGGATTTTCAGGGGCGTTGAGGATGAACTCGGGCCGGAGCTGTTTTTGCTGGCGGATTTTGAAGAGACGTCAGGTTCAACGGTTGTTTATCTCTCATATGATAAAAGGCTCGCGGGCATATTCGTGATCGCGGACAGTATCAGAGAGGAGGCAGGCGAAGTTATAAGAAACTTGATAGAGAGCGGGTATGACGTCATGATGATGACAGGCGATAACAGAAAGGCCGCGCTCTCGGTTGCCGTTAAAACAGGATTAAAGACAGATATGATAAGGGCTGAGGTCTCGCCGGTTGAAAAGGCTGAGATCATAAAACAGCTTCAGGAGAAAGGGAATAAAATCATAATGGCAGGCGACGGAATAAATGACGCCCCGGCGCTTGTTCAGGCTGATGTCGGGATCGCGATGGGCAGGGCCACGGACATCGCGCTTGAGAGCGCTGACATGGTACTTATGAGGAACGACCTCAGGCTCATTCCTGAGGCTCTAAAATTATCCGGCAGGACTTACAGCGTTATTAAACAGAACCTCTTCTGGGCATTTGTTTATAATATGGCAGCCATCCCGCTTGCGATAGCCGGCCTGCTCCACCCGATAATGGCTGCCGCCGCCATGACCTTCAGCTCATTAAGCGTTGTGGGCAATTCGATGAGATTAAAGGTGAACTGA
- a CDS encoding FixH family protein, with protein MKTIIIISAISAMLAVAGALFVGIENFDGTVTGSPYEEGLRWDEVRKVKSELGWGFDMHGDKLTAGENSITLTFVEKDGSPLDASSISVMVSRPSTSSYDRRYEPVKVREGTFRLDIEFPLYGYWDIKADVIKGPDNILFQKRVFVEKG; from the coding sequence ATGAAGACGATAATAATCATTTCAGCCATATCAGCCATGCTTGCCGTGGCAGGCGCTCTTTTTGTAGGCATTGAAAATTTTGACGGCACCGTAACGGGCAGCCCTTATGAAGAAGGCCTCAGATGGGATGAGGTCCGAAAGGTAAAGTCTGAGCTTGGCTGGGGTTTTGATATGCATGGGGATAAGCTTACAGCCGGTGAAAACAGCATCACTCTCACATTTGTTGAGAAGGACGGCAGCCCGCTTGACGCCTCATCCATATCAGTCATGGTCAGCAGGCCGTCAACATCGTCATATGACAGGCGTTACGAGCCTGTGAAGGTTAGGGAAGGAACATTCAGGCTGGATATCGAATTCCCGCTTTACGGATACTGGGATATAAAGGCAGACGTAATAAAAGGGCCGGATAACATACTCTTTCAAAAGAGAGTCTTTGTGGAGAAGGGCTGA
- a CDS encoding cbb3-type cytochrome c oxidase subunit I, which translates to MSDYQYDNQTVKGFILSSIFWGVVGILIGLLISVQMWAPGWNFAPFFTFGRLRVVHTNGLAFGLGIGAIFGISYYIVMRLTRRPLLFPRLARFHLHLFNIAITLAALSLFAGMNQSLEYAELEWPLDIGVVILWVIFAVNVFGTIIKRKEEQMYISLWFILATVIAVAVLYIVNNLAVPAGPFKSYSLYAGVNSANIEWWYGHNAVGFIFTTPILAMFYYFLPKSTGLPIFSHRLSIISFWSLVFGYLWVGSHHLVYTPLPDWIQTLGIAFSLFLIAPSWGSVVNGFYTVAPEWSKMRTNYLTKFFILGITFYGLQTVQGPTQALRVVSQLIHYTDWVPGHVHMGTMGWVTMTVAASIYYIIPKIYNTEIYSEKIANTHFYFVLVGQLLFSVTMWITGIQQGALWKAVNPDGTLKYTFVETLVKNYPYWQMRTFAGVIFTIGMLYFIYNILMTIRKGNALAAAKAEGVR; encoded by the coding sequence ATGAGCGATTATCAATACGATAATCAGACTGTAAAAGGCTTTATCCTATCCTCCATCTTCTGGGGAGTGGTGGGGATATTGATCGGCCTTTTGATCTCGGTACAGATGTGGGCGCCAGGCTGGAACTTTGCCCCGTTCTTTACCTTCGGAAGGCTGAGGGTGGTGCATACGAACGGGCTCGCGTTCGGTCTCGGCATCGGGGCTATATTCGGCATTTCTTACTATATTGTTATGAGGCTTACACGAAGGCCTCTCCTCTTTCCCCGGCTCGCGAGGTTTCATCTGCACCTGTTCAATATCGCAATAACGCTTGCCGCTTTAAGCCTTTTCGCTGGCATGAACCAGTCCCTTGAATACGCGGAGCTTGAGTGGCCTCTTGATATAGGCGTTGTGATCCTCTGGGTGATCTTCGCGGTAAATGTCTTTGGAACCATCATCAAGAGAAAAGAGGAGCAGATGTACATATCGCTCTGGTTTATACTTGCCACTGTCATAGCGGTCGCGGTTCTCTATATTGTGAATAACCTTGCCGTTCCTGCGGGGCCCTTCAAGTCTTACTCGTTATATGCGGGTGTCAACAGCGCGAATATCGAGTGGTGGTACGGCCATAACGCGGTTGGCTTTATATTTACAACTCCCATTTTGGCGATGTTCTACTACTTTCTGCCGAAGTCTACGGGGCTGCCGATATTCAGCCACAGGCTCTCGATCATATCCTTCTGGTCGCTGGTATTCGGATATTTATGGGTGGGGTCGCATCATCTGGTTTACACGCCCCTTCCTGACTGGATCCAGACGCTCGGGATCGCGTTCAGCCTCTTCCTTATCGCGCCGTCATGGGGCTCTGTTGTGAACGGTTTTTACACAGTGGCGCCTGAGTGGTCAAAGATGAGGACGAACTATCTCACAAAGTTCTTCATACTCGGTATTACATTTTACGGGCTCCAGACCGTTCAGGGGCCGACACAGGCGCTGAGAGTAGTAAGCCAGCTTATTCACTACACTGACTGGGTTCCGGGGCATGTTCATATGGGCACGATGGGATGGGTGACAATGACAGTTGCGGCTTCCATTTATTACATCATTCCCAAGATATACAACACAGAGATATACAGCGAAAAGATCGCAAATACGCACTTTTATTTTGTCCTGGTCGGGCAGCTCCTCTTCTCTGTCACAATGTGGATAACAGGCATCCAGCAGGGGGCGTTATGGAAGGCTGTAAACCCTGACGGCACGCTTAAATACACCTTTGTCGAGACCCTTGTGAAGAACTACCCATATTGGCAGATGAGGACTTTCGCGGGAGTTATCTTCACCATAGGCATGCTTTATTTTATCTATAACATATTGATGACCATCCGCAAGGGCAACGCCCTTGCCGCGGCAAAAGCAGAGGGGGTGCGGTGA
- a CDS encoding sulfite exporter TauE/SafE family protein, giving the protein MIDMNADYLLIFTTGLFGGFGHCIGMCGPIVASYSISGKTDIERPFFMNLLLPHLLYNAGRIMTYTLIGGAMGFAGSLLNIAGQLSGIRNAIAVTAGLFMIIMGVGILGFPANTAWFEKHNISILKQGQRLLKVDSFLKYFPLGLLFGLLPCGFSMAAFAASAGTGSTASGMLLSFLFGLGTMPSLVIFGIAASFISSKLRGLFYKAAGVTVILMGILFLLKGFRHHAHM; this is encoded by the coding sequence ATGATCGACATGAACGCGGATTATCTTCTGATATTTACAACGGGATTGTTCGGAGGCTTCGGCCATTGCATAGGCATGTGCGGCCCGATAGTCGCTTCCTATTCCATCAGCGGCAAGACTGATATCGAACGACCTTTTTTTATGAACCTTCTCCTTCCGCATCTGCTTTATAATGCCGGGCGCATCATGACTTACACGCTCATCGGCGGGGCGATGGGATTTGCAGGCTCTCTTCTTAACATCGCCGGACAACTCTCAGGCATCCGGAACGCGATAGCTGTAACGGCAGGGCTCTTCATGATCATTATGGGTGTCGGTATTCTCGGCTTTCCGGCTAATACGGCATGGTTTGAAAAGCATAATATTTCCATACTGAAGCAAGGGCAGCGTCTTTTAAAGGTAGATTCTTTTCTGAAGTACTTTCCTCTCGGCCTTCTCTTCGGCCTTCTGCCATGCGGCTTTTCCATGGCTGCGTTTGCCGCTTCCGCAGGCACGGGCAGCACAGCCTCAGGCATGCTCCTTTCATTTCTCTTCGGCCTCGGCACGATGCCTTCGCTTGTCATCTTCGGGATAGCGGCCTCCTTCATCAGTTCAAAGCTGAGGGGACTTTTTTATAAGGCGGCTGGCGTCACAGTGATACTTATGGGGATACTCTTTCTGCTAAAGGGGTTCAGGCATCATGCTCACATGTGA
- a CDS encoding peroxiredoxin, producing the protein MSEACACLGCNIGATVPDFTLETFEPSKGDFGGISLETQRKNKKWTILFFYPADFTFVUATEFAALAEQYDRFKKMGAELITVSRDTKFVHLAWHRDEKMLKDVKYPMGSDTTGKLAKMFGVYDEASGLSLRGTFIISPEGKLLNAEVNYFNMGRNVDELMRKFKANLHLAKHSAEGCPAKWKEKGDKTLKPSAQMVGRVHEALKE; encoded by the coding sequence ATGTCAGAAGCTTGTGCATGTTTGGGATGCAATATCGGAGCAACGGTGCCGGACTTTACATTAGAGACTTTTGAGCCGTCAAAAGGAGACTTTGGAGGGATCAGCCTTGAGACACAAAGGAAGAATAAGAAGTGGACGATACTCTTTTTTTATCCGGCGGACTTTACCTTTGTCTGAGCTACGGAATTCGCTGCTCTGGCAGAGCAGTATGACAGGTTTAAAAAGATGGGCGCTGAATTGATTACTGTGAGCAGGGACACAAAATTCGTCCACCTTGCATGGCATAGAGATGAGAAGATGCTTAAGGATGTGAAATATCCGATGGGCTCCGACACCACGGGAAAGCTTGCAAAGATGTTCGGCGTTTATGACGAGGCATCAGGGCTTTCCTTAAGAGGCACTTTTATCATAAGCCCTGAAGGCAAGCTCCTGAACGCTGAAGTGAATTACTTTAATATGGGCAGAAATGTTGATGAACTGATGAGGAAGTTCAAGGCAAATCTTCACCTTGCGAAACATTCCGCCGAGGGATGCCCGGCAAAGTGGAAAGAGAAAGGCGACAAGACCTTGAAGCCTTCCGCGCAGATGGTCGGAAGGGTTCATGAGGCATTGAAGGAATAA